The Armatimonadia bacterium genome contains the following window.
TGGCGCGAGCGTAGACGAGTTCGCTCTCCTTCTGCTTCTTGGCGCGACTCAGCTCGGCAGCGCTCACCGGCTCCGTCTTCAGCCGGTCCACCTCGGCAAGGATGGCCTTCTCGGCTTCGGCCAGCTTGCTCTCGTCGGCCACTGCCGAGATCACGAAGCGACCGCCATCATACTCCGGCGTGTAGGAGCCGCTGGTGATGGCGTCGACCAGCCCCTTCTCCTCCCGCAGCCGTGAGACGAGTCTGGAACTCGGACCGTTGCTGAGGATGTAATCGGCCACGTCCAGCGGGTACATGTCGGGCGAGAACAGCGTCACGGTGCGCCAGCCCAGGGCCAGGTACGCCCGCGAGAGAGTCGGGTCAACTTCCTCCACGCGCCGCGGACTGGTCTGCGCGGGTTCCTGGGGCAAGGTCGGGAGGTTCACGGCACGCCGGGGAATCTGCCCCAGCGACTGCTCCAGGGCCTTCATCACGCGGGTGGTCTCGAAGTCGCCGACGACCACAGCCACCACGTTATCCGTGGTGTACATGCGCCGGTGGTAGGACACGATGTCCTCGCGAGTCACCGCCTTGAAGCGGTCCGGGTACCCGATGATGCGGTACCGTGCCGGGTGCAGTCGCAGGAGGGTCTGGGTCATCAGGTTGCTGAGTCGCCGCCCGGGGTCATCCTCGCCCATCGCCATCTCGCGCAGGATCACGCCGCGCTGTGTCTCCACATCCTGCGGCGTGAGCAGCGGGTTGAAGACGTAGTCGCCGATGAGGTCGACCATGTCCTCGACGTTACGCGCCGGTCCAGTCATCCAGTAGCAGGTGTGGTCGGTGCTCGTGTAGGCGTTGGCCTGGTTGCCCAGGGCCTCCTGGATTGCGTTGATCTCGTCGGCCGTCCGGTGTGTGGAGCCGTGACCGACGAGGTGCTCCAGGAAATGAGTGATGCCACAGCCGAGGTAGTTGTCCTCGTACATGCTCCCGGCGCGGACATAGAATCGCACCGCAGCTACCGGAGCGGCATGGACCTCGTCGACGACCACGGTCATGCCATTGTCAAAGGTCCGCATCACAGGTTCTGCGTACGCCTGGCAGATCATCAGGAGCAGGGCCAGAACTACTGCGACCAGACATCGCTTCATCTCAGCACCTCGGGGAATCCTTGCGCGGCAGGGACTACTGCACTATCTTGAAGACCCCAGCCCTCTGATTATAGGACGCCAGGCCCGGAGTGAGAAGGCCTGCGCTCCTCTGGGCGGTCCTGCAGGGGCCACTGCGCGGCGCTCTCGGCTTCCCTTACCCACCCAGAGGGCACCATGCTATAATGACCTTATGCGCATTCTCGGTATCGATCCGGGGCTGAACTGCACGGGGTACGGACTGGTCGCGCATGACCCACCGTCCGCGCGGCTGGTGGAGGGCGGCGTGATCCGCACCGATGCCTCCGCTTCGCTGGAGGTGCGCCTGGCGACCCTTGCCCAGGGCATTCGCGGGGTAGTGTCCGATCTCGACCCCGAGGTGATGGTCGTCGAGGACCTCTACGCCAAGTACGAGCACCCTCGGACAGCGATTCTGATGGGCCATGCTCGTGGCGTGATCTTGCTCGCGGCGGCAGAGCGTGGGCTCCAGGTCGCCGCCTACCCGGCCTCTTTGGTCAAGCGCGCTCTCACCGGCCACGGTCGAGCCACCAAGGAGCAGGTCGCGTCGATGGTCGTGCATCTGCTTGGACTGGCGCAGGCGCCCGAGCCCAGAGACGTGACCGATGCCCTGGCGCTGTGCCTGTGTCATGCCGCGCCCATGCGTCTTGAGGGGCGTCGCGGAGCTCTGCCGGAACGCCTGGCGCGGGCGCTGGCCGATCAGGGAGCCGTCCCGCGCCGCGAGAGACGCTGAGCCGGAAGGCTTGTTGCGTAGCCTGCACCATATCTCTGGGGGCATCCTGTTGATCCGACGCATCCGTGGTGAGCTTGCCGGGATCCTCGAAGAGTCCGTGCTCGTCGACGTCCACGGTCTCACCTATGAGGTGTTCTTGCCGCCGCATGTCCGCGAGCGCTTCGAGGGCCGACCGACCGGCAGCGAGGTCGAGTTCTGCACCTACCACTACCTCGCAGTCGACCAGGCGAAGTCGGTGCCGGTGCTCTTCGGCTTCGAGAACGATGTGCAGCGCGACTTCTTCGAGCTTCTCACCGACGTGCCCCGAGTTGGACCACGGGCGGCGCTGCGAGCCTTTGCGTTGCCTGTGGCGACTGTGGCGAAGGCCATTGAGCTGCAGGACTCCCGCTTGCTCAAGTCTCTGCCCGGCGTCGGTCCACAGAGGGCCAAGGACATGATCGCCACCCTCGGTGGTAAGCTCGGGCGTTTCGTCGAT
Protein-coding sequences here:
- the ruvC gene encoding crossover junction endodeoxyribonuclease RuvC, which translates into the protein MRILGIDPGLNCTGYGLVAHDPPSARLVEGGVIRTDASASLEVRLATLAQGIRGVVSDLDPEVMVVEDLYAKYEHPRTAILMGHARGVILLAAAERGLQVAAYPASLVKRALTGHGRATKEQVASMVVHLLGLAQAPEPRDVTDALALCLCHAAPMRLEGRRGALPERLARALADQGAVPRRERR
- the ruvA gene encoding Holliday junction branch migration protein RuvA → MIRRIRGELAGILEESVLVDVHGLTYEVFLPPHVRERFEGRPTGSEVEFCTYHYLAVDQAKSVPVLFGFENDVQRDFFELLTDVPRVGPRAALRAFALPVATVAKAIELQDSRLLKSLPGVGPQRAKDMIATLGGKLGRFVDVEELERAAEAAERPLESFEADALEVLTQLGMSPSDAVTALRAVREAEPELTSADALIRRVFQNR